In the Pseudothauera hydrothermalis genome, one interval contains:
- a CDS encoding response regulator transcription factor, with protein sequence MNPVRNTSDTEIVLIVDDVPENLSLLHDALDEAGYTVLVATHGEAALARARQSLPDIVLLDAVMPGMDGFEVARRLKADFLTQHIPIVFMTGLTETEHLVAAFAAGGSDYVTKPIRPAEVLARIAAHLHSARQMRQARSALDAFGQGTVAIDRASRRITWQTALARSLLAEWFPQTGGAAPPRLLAWAEQAERARRNGEAPPQWVHADGPRRLLATLHPCGAEDGEEAWLIVLREENDASAIEALVAAFRLTAREAEVLYWVIHGKTNRDIGDILGTSPRTVHKHLEHVFDKLGVETRTAAAAVAMKKIRGVLGQG encoded by the coding sequence ATGAATCCCGTGCGTAACACAAGCGACACCGAAATCGTACTGATCGTAGACGACGTGCCCGAGAACCTCTCGCTGCTGCACGACGCGCTGGATGAAGCCGGCTATACCGTGCTGGTGGCCACCCATGGGGAGGCTGCGCTCGCCCGCGCGCGTCAAAGTTTGCCCGACATCGTGTTGCTCGACGCGGTGATGCCGGGCATGGACGGCTTCGAGGTGGCGCGCCGGCTGAAGGCGGATTTCCTCACCCAGCACATCCCCATCGTGTTCATGACCGGGCTCACCGAAACCGAACACCTGGTGGCGGCGTTTGCCGCCGGCGGTTCGGACTACGTCACCAAGCCGATCCGCCCGGCCGAAGTGCTGGCGCGCATTGCCGCCCATCTGCACAGCGCGCGCCAGATGCGCCAAGCCCGCAGCGCACTGGATGCCTTCGGTCAGGGCACGGTGGCCATCGACCGCGCCAGCCGGCGCATCACCTGGCAAACCGCGCTGGCCCGCAGTCTGCTTGCCGAGTGGTTTCCGCAAACCGGAGGGGCTGCGCCGCCGCGTCTGCTCGCCTGGGCGGAACAGGCCGAGCGCGCCCGGCGTAACGGCGAAGCGCCCCCGCAATGGGTGCATGCCGATGGCCCGCGTCGTTTGCTTGCCACCTTGCACCCGTGTGGCGCCGAAGACGGCGAGGAGGCGTGGTTGATCGTGCTGCGTGAAGAAAACGACGCCTCGGCCATCGAAGCCTTGGTTGCCGCGTTCCGTCTGACCGCGCGCGAGGCCGAAGTGCTCTACTGGGTAATCCACGGCAAAACCAACCGCGACATTGGCGACATCCTCGGCACCAGTCCGCGCACGGTGCACAAGCACTTGGAGCACGTGTTCGACAAACTCGGGGTGGAAACCCGTACCGCTGCGGCTGCGGTGGCAATGAAAAAAATACGCGGCGTGCTGGGCCAAGGTTGA
- a CDS encoding ATP-binding protein, translated as MSALPPPVSSSPTVQPVQRVMKVRRDYNAWVARETLEDYALRFTPRSFRKWSELRVANTAFGAAAFLVLEAVGATLLVNYGFINMFWAIVLMSLIIFATGLPISVYAARHGVDMDLLTRGAGFGYIGSTITSLIYASFTFILFALEAAIMAYALELAFGLAPVWGYMVSALVVIPLVTHGITHISRLQTLSQPLWLILLVLPYVFLLMQEPEVLDGLFTYPGQDGQGGAFSMHLIGAAVTVGIALITQIGEQVDYLRFMPECTQANRARWWFAVLLGGPGWVVMGAVKMLGGALLAYLALTAMVPADKAVDPNQMYLIGFGYVFDDPRVVLAVTAVFVVVSQLKINVTNAYAGSLAWSNFFARLTHSHPGRVVWMVFNTLIALMLMELDVFQALGQVLGLYSNVAVAWFAAVAADLVINKPLGLSPKGIEFKRAHLYDINPVGVGAMLLASTLSVAAFLGAFGAAVQPFATLISLGVAFIAAPLIAWATGGRYYLARADQAPAGGAPRRCVVCEREYESDDMAHCPAYQGHICSLCCALDARCHDLCKPQATMAAQWAALVGRRLPAALQPWLHSGLGHFLLLMLFLVPALALLLGLLYLHQAESLGREHAALVPALQASFIKAYAALLLVTGVVAWWLVLAHKSRLVAQEESNRQTHLLMREIELHRRTDEQLQRARAQADQANQAKTRYITTISHEMRTPLNSILGYAQMLADDPQVPEKRRQALRVIRRSGEHLLSLIEGTLDIARIEGGKLKLERVAFDFPALVDDLVHMFALQARDKGIGFRYRQEGELPAVVRADEKRLRQILINIVGNAVKFTLRGEVVLGLRYAREMAVFEVRDSGPGIAAEDLARIFEPFARGVSGNAEASGTGLGLTIARMLTDLMGGEIQVDSVLGQGSTFRIRLFLPRVAEAPVLSQPSRTALHRVSEPPPQPAWVYPQPEALQALDELIGLGYLRGILAKLDQIEADEPACAEFVRRLRSRAREFQFDAMRSLIQAAHESRA; from the coding sequence ATGTCTGCTTTGCCGCCGCCTGTTTCTTCTTCGCCAACCGTTCAGCCCGTGCAGCGCGTAATGAAGGTGCGCCGCGACTACAACGCCTGGGTGGCGCGTGAGACGCTGGAGGATTACGCGCTGCGCTTTACCCCGCGCAGCTTTCGCAAGTGGAGCGAGCTGCGCGTGGCCAATACCGCCTTTGGCGCGGCGGCCTTTCTGGTGCTGGAGGCGGTTGGCGCCACGCTGCTGGTCAATTACGGCTTCATCAACATGTTTTGGGCCATCGTGCTGATGAGCCTGATCATCTTCGCCACCGGTCTGCCGATCAGTGTCTATGCCGCGCGTCACGGCGTGGATATGGATTTGCTCACCCGTGGCGCGGGCTTCGGCTACATCGGCTCGACCATCACCTCGCTGATCTACGCTAGCTTCACCTTCATCCTGTTCGCGCTGGAAGCGGCGATCATGGCCTACGCGCTGGAGCTGGCTTTCGGCCTTGCGCCGGTGTGGGGCTACATGGTGAGCGCGCTGGTGGTGATTCCGCTGGTCACCCACGGCATTACCCACATCAGCCGGCTGCAGACGCTCTCGCAACCGCTGTGGCTGATCCTGCTGGTGCTGCCCTATGTTTTTCTGCTGATGCAGGAGCCCGAGGTGCTGGACGGGCTGTTCACCTATCCGGGGCAGGACGGGCAGGGCGGCGCCTTCAGCATGCACCTCATTGGTGCGGCGGTGACCGTTGGCATTGCGCTGATCACCCAGATTGGTGAGCAGGTCGATTACCTGCGTTTCATGCCGGAGTGCACCCAGGCGAACCGCGCGCGCTGGTGGTTCGCGGTGCTGCTCGGCGGGCCCGGCTGGGTGGTCATGGGGGCGGTGAAGATGCTGGGCGGCGCGCTGCTCGCCTACCTTGCACTCACCGCGATGGTGCCGGCCGACAAGGCGGTCGACCCCAACCAGATGTATTTGATCGGCTTCGGCTATGTGTTCGACGACCCGCGCGTGGTGCTCGCGGTGACCGCGGTCTTCGTGGTGGTCTCGCAGTTGAAGATCAATGTCACCAACGCCTACGCCGGCTCGCTGGCGTGGTCCAATTTCTTTGCCCGCCTCACCCACAGCCATCCCGGCCGGGTGGTGTGGATGGTGTTCAACACCTTGATCGCGCTGATGCTGATGGAGCTCGACGTGTTCCAGGCGCTCGGCCAGGTGCTGGGGCTGTATTCCAACGTTGCGGTGGCCTGGTTCGCCGCGGTGGCCGCCGACTTGGTGATCAATAAGCCGCTGGGCCTGTCGCCCAAGGGTATCGAGTTCAAGCGCGCGCATCTGTACGACATCAACCCGGTGGGGGTGGGAGCAATGTTGCTCGCCTCCACGCTGTCGGTGGCGGCTTTCCTGGGCGCGTTCGGTGCGGCGGTGCAACCCTTTGCGACCCTGATCAGCCTGGGTGTGGCCTTTATTGCGGCCCCTTTGATCGCCTGGGCTACCGGTGGGCGCTACTACCTGGCGCGCGCCGACCAGGCGCCGGCGGGCGGCGCCCCGCGGCGCTGCGTGGTGTGCGAGCGCGAGTACGAATCCGACGACATGGCCCACTGCCCGGCCTACCAGGGGCACATCTGCTCTTTGTGTTGTGCGTTGGATGCGCGTTGCCACGATCTGTGCAAGCCGCAGGCCACGATGGCCGCGCAATGGGCGGCGCTGGTCGGGCGCCGCCTGCCGGCCGCGCTGCAGCCCTGGCTGCATTCCGGCTTGGGCCACTTTCTGCTGCTGATGCTTTTTCTCGTGCCGGCGCTGGCGCTGTTGCTCGGCCTGCTCTATCTGCACCAGGCCGAGTCCCTGGGGCGCGAACATGCCGCGCTGGTGCCGGCCCTGCAGGCAAGCTTCATCAAGGCTTACGCCGCGCTGTTGCTGGTGACCGGGGTGGTGGCTTGGTGGCTGGTGCTGGCACACAAAAGCCGCCTGGTGGCGCAGGAGGAATCCAACCGTCAAACGCATTTGCTGATGCGCGAAATCGAGCTGCACCGCCGCACCGACGAGCAGCTGCAACGCGCGCGCGCTCAGGCCGATCAAGCCAACCAAGCCAAGACGCGCTACATCACCACCATCAGCCATGAGATGCGCACACCCTTGAACAGTATTCTCGGCTATGCCCAGATGCTGGCCGACGACCCGCAAGTGCCGGAAAAGCGCCGTCAGGCGCTGCGGGTCATCCGTCGAAGCGGCGAGCACCTGCTGTCGCTGATCGAAGGCACGCTGGACATTGCCCGTATCGAAGGCGGCAAGCTCAAGCTCGAACGCGTTGCGTTCGATTTCCCGGCCTTGGTCGATGATCTGGTGCATATGTTCGCCTTGCAGGCGCGCGACAAGGGCATTGGTTTCCGTTATCGGCAAGAGGGCGAGCTGCCCGCGGTGGTGCGCGCGGATGAAAAGCGCTTGCGTCAAATCTTGATCAATATCGTTGGCAACGCGGTGAAATTCACCTTGCGTGGCGAGGTGGTGCTGGGCCTGCGCTATGCGCGCGAGATGGCGGTGTTCGAGGTGCGCGACAGCGGACCGGGCATCGCCGCCGAAGATTTGGCGCGCATCTTCGAACCCTTTGCACGCGGTGTTTCCGGCAACGCCGAGGCCAGCGGCACCGGCCTGGGGTTGACCATTGCGCGCATGCTCACCGACCTGATGGGCGGGGAGATCCAGGTCGACAGCGTTCTCGGGCAGGGCAGCACCTTCCGCATTCGTTTGTTTCTGCCGCGGGTGGCCGAGGCGCCCGTACTCAGCCAACCCAGCCGGACGGCGTTGCACCGGGTAAGCGAGCCGCCCCCGCAGCCGGCGTGGGTATATCCGCAGCCCGAGGCATTGCAGGCGCTCGATGAGCTGATCGGTTTGGGCTATTTGCGCGGCATTCTGGCAAAGCTCGACCAGATCGAAGCCGACGAACCGGCCTGCGCCGAGTTTGTCCGCCGGCTGCGCAGCCGGGCGCGCGAATTCCAGTTCGACGCCATGCGTTCCCTCATTCAGGCCGCTCATGAATCCCGTGCGTAA
- a CDS encoding GNAT family N-acetyltransferase yields the protein MGWVWPEAGVEGGPSVVAPDVRPLVASDMGALQAFLSGLSYGARYFRFGRGDIVLAADQLYALCTPDPREGASYGAFVTDRTRADMVGLAGYCVGGEPRACEFALVVADAWQGRGIGRRLIATLADDARRRGLWRLTGRVLASNRRMLDCARRFGFRVEPWDGSAVVMRVTLALVPTLPPIGAAARPPVVPAQVGDSQV from the coding sequence ATGGGGTGGGTGTGGCCAGAGGCGGGCGTCGAGGGTGGACCGTCGGTTGTTGCGCCCGATGTTCGTCCGCTGGTTGCCTCGGATATGGGCGCATTACAGGCTTTTCTCAGCGGCCTGTCTTATGGCGCACGCTATTTTCGTTTTGGCCGCGGCGACATCGTGTTGGCTGCAGACCAATTGTATGCCTTATGCACCCCCGATCCGCGCGAGGGGGCCAGTTACGGGGCGTTTGTCACCGACCGTACGCGAGCCGACATGGTGGGTTTGGCTGGCTACTGCGTCGGCGGCGAACCGCGGGCCTGCGAGTTTGCCCTGGTGGTGGCCGATGCCTGGCAGGGGCGGGGCATCGGCCGTCGGCTGATCGCCACGCTGGCCGACGATGCGCGGCGCCGAGGCTTGTGGCGACTGACTGGGCGGGTGCTGGCGAGCAACCGGCGGATGCTCGATTGCGCGCGCCGCTTCGGATTCCGGGTCGAGCCATGGGACGGTTCGGCGGTGGTGATGCGGGTCACGCTGGCGTTGGTGCCGACTCTACCGCCCATTGGCGCTGCTGCGCGGCCCCCGGTTGTGCCAGCACAGGTCGGCGATTCACAGGTCTAG
- the htpG gene encoding molecular chaperone HtpG, giving the protein MSETATAQTLNFQAEVKQLLHLMIHSLYSNREIFLRELISNASDACDKLRFEALDNPALFEGDGELKIRVDFDKDARTLTITDNGIGMSRDEAVTNLGTIAKSGTKEFFGKLTGDQQKDAHLIGQFGVGFYSAFIVADKVTVQSRRAGLPAAAGVRWECTMSGDTAGEYTIEQVERAERGTQIILHLREGQDDLLSSWKLRSLISKYSDHIVQPIQMRKEEWDEEKKAQVLRDEYETVNQASALWARPKNEISDDDYKAFYKHVAHDYDDPLAWIHARVEGRQEYTQLLYLPSHAPFDLWDRNARHGVKLYVKRVFIMDDAEKLMPTYLRFVRGVVDSNDLPLNVSREILQESKDIDAIRQGCTKKVLSLLESLANSEDEAERAKYATFWKEFGKVLKEGVGEDFANKEKIAGLLRFASTHTDTPDEVVSLADYIGRMKEGQDKIYYVTAESFNAAKNSPHLEVFRKKGIEVLLLSDRVDEWVTGHLTEFNGKPLVSVAKGGLDLGALEDEAEKKEVQKAADEYKDLLEKMKASLGERVKDVRVTLRLTDSPACLVADEHDLGMNLARILKAAGQNAPASKPILEINPNHPAVLRLKYEDKHFDDWAAVLFDQALLAEGGTLDDPATFVKRVNQLMLAVSNQ; this is encoded by the coding sequence ATGTCCGAGACCGCGACCGCCCAGACCTTGAATTTCCAGGCCGAGGTGAAGCAGTTGCTTCACCTGATGATCCATTCGCTGTACTCGAACCGCGAGATCTTTCTGCGCGAGCTGATCTCCAATGCTTCGGATGCTTGCGACAAGTTGCGTTTCGAGGCGCTCGACAATCCGGCGCTGTTCGAAGGCGATGGCGAACTGAAAATTCGTGTCGATTTTGACAAAGACGCGCGCACGCTCACCATCACCGACAACGGCATCGGCATGAGCCGCGACGAAGCGGTGACCAATCTGGGCACCATCGCCAAGTCCGGCACCAAAGAATTTTTCGGCAAGCTGACCGGCGATCAGCAAAAAGACGCCCATCTGATCGGTCAGTTTGGCGTGGGTTTTTACTCCGCCTTCATCGTCGCCGACAAGGTCACCGTACAGAGCCGGCGCGCCGGTTTGCCGGCCGCCGCGGGGGTGCGCTGGGAATGCACGATGAGCGGCGACACCGCCGGTGAATACACCATTGAGCAGGTCGAACGCGCCGAGCGCGGCACCCAAATCATTCTGCATCTGCGCGAAGGGCAAGACGATCTGCTGTCGAGCTGGAAACTCAGGAGTCTGATCAGTAAATACTCCGATCACATCGTCCAGCCGATCCAGATGAGAAAGGAGGAGTGGGACGAGGAGAAGAAAGCGCAGGTGCTGCGTGACGAGTATGAAACCGTCAACCAGGCCAGCGCGCTGTGGGCCAGGCCAAAGAACGAGATCTCCGACGACGACTACAAAGCCTTCTATAAGCACGTCGCCCACGACTATGACGATCCGCTGGCCTGGATTCACGCGCGTGTCGAAGGCCGTCAGGAATACACCCAGCTTCTCTACCTGCCGTCTCATGCGCCTTTCGATCTGTGGGACCGCAACGCCCGCCACGGCGTCAAGCTCTACGTCAAGCGCGTGTTCATCATGGACGACGCCGAGAAGCTGATGCCCACCTATCTGCGCTTCGTGCGCGGGGTGGTGGATTCCAACGATCTACCGCTCAACGTTTCGCGCGAAATCTTGCAGGAATCCAAAGACATCGACGCCATCCGCCAAGGGTGCACCAAAAAGGTGTTGTCGTTGCTCGAAAGTCTTGCCAACAGCGAAGACGAGGCCGAACGGGCCAAATACGCCACCTTCTGGAAAGAGTTTGGCAAGGTGCTCAAGGAAGGCGTGGGTGAGGATTTTGCCAACAAGGAAAAAATCGCAGGGCTGTTGCGCTTTGCCTCCACCCATACCGACACCCCGGATGAAGTGGTATCGCTGGCCGACTATATCGGCCGCATGAAAGAAGGTCAGGACAAGATCTATTACGTCACCGCGGAATCCTTCAATGCCGCCAAGAACAGCCCGCACCTGGAAGTGTTCCGCAAAAAGGGCATCGAGGTGCTGCTACTGTCAGACCGTGTGGATGAATGGGTGACCGGTCATCTCACCGAATTCAACGGCAAACCGTTGGTATCGGTGGCCAAGGGCGGACTGGATCTGGGCGCCTTGGAAGACGAGGCCGAAAAGAAGGAAGTCCAAAAAGCCGCGGACGAATACAAGGATCTGTTGGAAAAAATGAAGGCCAGCCTCGGTGAGCGCGTCAAGGATGTGAGAGTGACGCTGCGGCTGACCGATTCGCCTGCCTGCCTGGTGGCCGATGAACACGATCTGGGCATGAATCTGGCGCGCATTCTCAAGGCTGCCGGGCAGAATGCCCCGGCCTCCAAGCCCATCCTGGAGATCAACCCCAATCACCCGGCGGTGCTGCGCCTGAAGTACGAGGACAAGCACTTCGATGACTGGGCTGCAGTACTGTTCGACCAGGCCTTGCTGGCCGAAGGCGGCACTTTGGACGATCCGGCCACCTTCGTGAAACGGGTCAATCAGCTGATGCTGGCAGTAAGCAACCAATAA
- the greB gene encoding transcription elongation factor GreB, translating to MNKAFVKESDGQDDDEELAPALRLPPGSKNYMTPRGHRQLREELDQLVRIERPKLVETIAWAAGNGDRSENGDYIYGKKRLREIDRRIRFLIKRLENATVVNPAEQENTDQVFFGATVTIRDVAGDDAQTWQIVGVDEADVTAGRISWISPLARALLKAREGDVVRFMSPAGVREIEVLEIVYR from the coding sequence GTGAATAAGGCATTTGTAAAAGAAAGCGACGGTCAGGACGACGACGAGGAACTTGCCCCGGCGCTGCGACTGCCGCCTGGCAGCAAAAACTACATGACGCCGCGTGGTCATCGGCAGCTGCGCGAAGAGCTCGACCAACTGGTGCGCATCGAGCGCCCCAAGCTGGTGGAAACCATCGCCTGGGCGGCCGGTAACGGCGACCGTTCGGAAAATGGTGACTACATCTACGGCAAAAAACGCTTGCGTGAGATCGACCGACGCATCCGCTTTCTGATCAAGCGCCTGGAGAACGCTACGGTGGTCAATCCGGCCGAGCAGGAGAACACCGACCAGGTGTTTTTCGGCGCCACGGTGACCATCCGGGATGTCGCCGGCGACGATGCGCAAACCTGGCAGATCGTGGGTGTGGACGAGGCCGATGTCACCGCCGGGCGCATCAGTTGGATTTCGCCGCTGGCGCGGGCGTTGCTCAAGGCGCGCGAAGGCGATGTGGTTCGGTTCATGAGCCCGGCCGGCGTGCGGGAGATCGAGGTGTTAGAGATTGTCTATCGCTGA
- a CDS encoding YdcH family protein has product MDDSAFDDVTNLQTRLAVLRAEHRDLDEAIARLSATPTEDELLLRRLKKRKLALKDRIAIIERMLEPDELA; this is encoded by the coding sequence ATGGACGACAGCGCCTTCGACGATGTAACCAACCTGCAGACTCGCCTGGCGGTCCTGCGCGCCGAGCATCGCGACCTGGATGAAGCGATTGCCCGCCTGAGCGCCACACCAACCGAGGACGAACTGCTGCTGCGTCGACTGAAAAAGCGCAAGCTCGCCCTCAAGGACCGCATTGCAATCATCGAGCGCATGCTCGAACCCGACGAGCTCGCCTGA